The following is a genomic window from Ktedonobacterales bacterium.
CACCTGACCAGCCGGCCAACGTTGCGCCAGCACGGAGGCTGGCGGTACAGGCGCTCCCCACCCCGCCTGTACCGCCGCCGTCCCTGGCGGCGCTGCCAGTAAAACGCCCTTCTTCAAGGGGGTCCTGGATAACGGCCCTGAATCGGCACGAGAATTGCTGACGGACTCCCAGAGAAGCCATACTTCCAGGCAGGAGCCTGGAGGCATGCTGTACTGATGAGGCTGACCAGAAAAAAAGCTTCCGGGTTCTGGTCTTTGTCAACGCGCAGCGGAGACAGGACACCTCCGAGAGATTCTCATGAACATCGTGCGCCAATCCGAATCGAACTCCCCGCCTCCCCTGGACAACAAAAAGGGCATGCCAGACAAACCCACGCGGCGCTTTTGGCTGGCAGTGGCGCGCTGGTTCCGCGTGAACACCTTTGCCCCGGCCTGGCTGGGCGAACGCTGGGGGCATCCCCTTTGGGGCATCCTGGCGGCTCTTCTCTTGCAAGGGGCTGCCATTACCCTCACGCTGCTGCTGGAGAAAGTCTTCCCCGCCTATGTTTTCCAGAGCGTCCTCTCCATGCTGGGCGTTGCAGTGATCGCGCTTTCCTGGGGCGCGGGTCCAAGCGTGGTAGCAACCATCATTGGCGCTCTCCTCATAGAGTTCGTCGTTTTGCCTCCGTCGCTCAACTGGATTCTCCATACTGGCAGCGAAGTGATTGGCGTCGCGCTTTACCTCCTGGCCGGTTCGGTCATCAGCGCCCTGGCGAGCCAGACCGAACGGGCGCGCCGGAACGCGCAAACCCTGGCCGCCTCGCTGGAGAAAGAACGCGCCCGACTGGAGACGGTTCTGGAAGCCATGCCCGATGGGGTCTCCCTCCACGATGCGCAGGGAAACATCGTCTGGCTCAATCGCAAGGGGCGGCTGAATATTGGATCGGCGGACGAACAGCCTCCCATGGCGCACATGCCACAGGTCTACGCAGTACGTACCTCTTCAGGCGCCCCTTTAACCGTTGAAGAACTGCCTCTCGCCAGGGCGCTCAAGGGCGAAACCATCGAAAGCGTGGAATTGTCTTATCGCGGCAAGGGCCAAGAGCATCCGTGTACGATGAGCGCCGCGCCCTTATTCGACGACCAGGGCCGGGTGGAGAACGTCGTAATCGTTGTCCATGACATCTCTGCCCTGCGGCATGCCGAAAGCGAGGCGGCAAAACGGGCCAGCGAACTTGAAGCCATCTTCGAGGCTATTGCCGATGGCGTGATGGTTTACGACACCGAAGGGCGGATTCTGCGTATGAACCCGGCTGGACAGGCCATGCTCGCCCGCATCACGCCGCTTGATACAGCTACCCTGACCCTGCCGGAACGCCTCGAAAGGGCAGGCGGGCTGCGCGATGAGCGCGGCGCTCCGCTGCCCCAGGCTGACTGGCCCCAGTTCCGCGCCTTGCGCAGCGAGGTTTTGACCGGCTCCAATGCGCCCGACATCCTCGTGCGGCTGCTCGATGGAAATGAGATGGAACTCAATGTGAGTGGTGCGCCCATCCGCACGCAAAACGGGCAGGTGGCCGGAATCGTTTGCCTCTACAGCGACGTGACCGAGCGACGGCGGCTGGAACGACGGACACAAGAAGCATTGGAATCGCTGCTGCTCATGGCAGAGGCGCTGGCACAGGTTCCGCCTGCCTTCCTCCCTGGTGAACAAAACGCCACGCCGCCGCCCAACGAGGCAGCCCAACGCCTGGTTGAACTCACCCGTCGCGTCCTGGGCTGCCAGCGCGTGGGCATCCTGGCGATTGAACCGGAGACCGAACTCGAACGCCCTATTGCCGCTGTCGGGCTAAACCCGGAAGAGGAACTGCGCTTGTGGACCGAGCAGCAGAAAATACCGCTCAGCGCAGCCCGCGACCCAACCCCCTCGTCGCGCCTGCATGCCGGAGAGATCGTCATCGTCAATAGGTCGGAGCCTCCCTACCAGGGCAAGCCCAATCCTTACAACACCCAAACGGTGCTGGTCGCGCCAATACGCATCGGCGAGCGATTAATCGGCATCCTGGGTCTGGATTACGGCAGCGTCCCGCATTCCTTTACCAGCGAAGAGATCGCTCTGGCGGGCGCTGTCAGCCAACTGGGCGCGCTGGTTCTGGAGCGCGAGCG
Proteins encoded in this region:
- a CDS encoding ATP-binding protein gives rise to the protein MNIVRQSESNSPPPLDNKKGMPDKPTRRFWLAVARWFRVNTFAPAWLGERWGHPLWGILAALLLQGAAITLTLLLEKVFPAYVFQSVLSMLGVAVIALSWGAGPSVVATIIGALLIEFVVLPPSLNWILHTGSEVIGVALYLLAGSVISALASQTERARRNAQTLAASLEKERARLETVLEAMPDGVSLHDAQGNIVWLNRKGRLNIGSADEQPPMAHMPQVYAVRTSSGAPLTVEELPLARALKGETIESVELSYRGKGQEHPCTMSAAPLFDDQGRVENVVIVVHDISALRHAESEAAKRASELEAIFEAIADGVMVYDTEGRILRMNPAGQAMLARITPLDTATLTLPERLERAGGLRDERGAPLPQADWPQFRALRSEVLTGSNAPDILVRLLDGNEMELNVSGAPIRTQNGQVAGIVCLYSDVTERRRLERRTQEALESLLLMAEALAQVPPAFLPGEQNATPPPNEAAQRLVELTRRVLGCQRVGILAIEPETELERPIAAVGLNPEEELRLWTEQQKIPLSAARDPTPSSRLHAGEIVIVNRSEPPYQGKPNPYNTQTVLVAPIRIGERLIGILGLDYGSVPHSFTSEEIALAGAVSQLGALVLERERLMRERGEAQVKVLALQEATQRMDEFLSVISHELRTPVTSIKIGIQLLLKRIERPASDDQISPDRLQSLLQRQERGLQVTDQQIRRLTHLLDDLIDLSRIRTGKLEMHVEVCNLSALVREMVEEEQLAHPDRIIKLELPPDAPLQALADPNRIAQVLTNYLTNALKYSQSDQPVEVGLRIEGRQACVWVRDHGQGISPAEQARVWELFHRVPGIEVKSGSGIGLGLGLYISKMMIARHHGKVGVKSIPGQGSTFWFTLPLAPVPAQALGDAPTAVNQQP